Proteins from a genomic interval of Pantoea deleyi:
- a CDS encoding TIGR03757 family integrating conjugative element protein, which translates to MKIPLSSLIVLFLTAGAHAGTVIYTDHAYPVTGELSPDVTVTELDAPDRVQSELFGPLSMNPAQAEQQARAVIASPAFRQRQQALAGSYAGVAHAWSLGLEKYPAVVFDDKWVVYGTTDVAAARAKLDAWREKQP; encoded by the coding sequence ATGAAAATCCCCCTCAGCAGCCTTATCGTCCTGTTCCTCACGGCCGGTGCCCATGCCGGCACCGTGATTTACACCGACCATGCGTACCCCGTTACGGGCGAGCTCAGCCCTGACGTCACCGTCACCGAACTGGATGCACCCGACCGCGTTCAGTCTGAACTTTTCGGGCCGCTTTCCATGAATCCGGCTCAGGCTGAGCAGCAGGCCCGGGCGGTCATTGCCTCACCGGCGTTCCGTCAGCGTCAGCAGGCGCTGGCGGGCAGCTATGCCGGCGTTGCGCACGCCTGGTCACTGGGGCTGGAAAAGTATCCCGCCGTGGTGTTTGACGATAAATGGGTGGTTTACGGTACCACCGACGTCGCCGCGGCCCGGGCAAAACTCGATGCCTGGCGGGAGAAACAGCCGTGA